A single genomic interval of Tsukamurella paurometabola harbors:
- a CDS encoding YebC/PmpR family DNA-binding transcriptional regulator has protein sequence MSGHSKWATTKHKKAAIDAKRGKLFAKLIKNIEVAARTGGSDPDGNPTLYDAIQKAKKNSVPNDNIERARKRGGGEEGGGADWQTIMYEGYGPNGVAVLIECLTDNRNRAAGEVRVAMTRNGGNMADPGSVAYLFTRKGIVTLDKNGQAEDDVLMAVLDAGAEEISDLGDQFEIVSEPTDLVAVRSALQEAGIDYESAESGFRASVEVPVDADGARKVFKLVDALEDSDDVQNVYTNVDISDEVLAQLDED, from the coding sequence ATGAGCGGCCATTCCAAATGGGCCACCACCAAGCACAAGAAGGCGGCGATCGACGCCAAGCGCGGCAAGCTGTTCGCCAAGCTGATCAAGAACATCGAGGTCGCGGCCCGGACCGGTGGTAGCGATCCGGACGGCAACCCGACGCTGTACGACGCCATCCAGAAGGCGAAGAAGAACTCGGTCCCCAACGACAACATCGAGCGCGCCCGCAAGCGCGGCGGCGGGGAAGAGGGCGGCGGCGCCGACTGGCAGACCATCATGTACGAGGGCTACGGCCCCAACGGCGTGGCGGTGCTCATCGAGTGCCTCACCGACAATCGCAACCGCGCGGCGGGCGAGGTCCGCGTCGCGATGACCCGCAACGGCGGCAACATGGCCGATCCCGGCTCGGTCGCGTACCTGTTCACCCGCAAGGGCATCGTGACGCTCGACAAGAACGGGCAGGCCGAGGACGACGTGCTCATGGCGGTGCTCGACGCCGGCGCCGAGGAGATCAGCGACCTGGGCGACCAGTTCGAGATCGTCTCCGAGCCGACCGATCTCGTCGCGGTGCGCAGCGCCCTGCAGGAGGCCGGCATCGACTACGAGTCCGCCGAGTCCGGCTTCCGCGCCTCGGTCGAGGTGCCCGTCGACGCCGACGGCGCGCGCAAGGTGTTCAAGCTGGTGGATGCGCTCGAGGACAGCGACGACGTGCAGAACGTGTACACGAACGTCGACATCTCCGACGAGGTCCTGGCCCAGCTCGACGAGGACTGA
- a CDS encoding WS/DGAT/MGAT family O-acyltransferase: MPVTDSMFLMAESREHPMHVGGLQLFTPPEGAGPDFVRSVVETMRDHTAVSEKFGRRPADPVGILGNTWWSEVDSIDLEYHVRHSALPKPGRIRELFQQVSLWHETLLDRHRPMWEVHVVEGLEDGRFAVYSKVHHSLVDGVSALRYMTLALSPDPDDREGRVVWQPGLGRRRKPEPATAPSKAGLPFNPISAAKQIGGLTGEVLGMLPASMKVAGTSIRDHDYKAPFQAPHTIFNVPIGGARRFVAQSYSLDRIDAVRQQAGATVNDIVLAMCGAALRAYLLELNELPDRSLTAMVPVSLHKEGAESTSNAVGAVISTLATDLTDPAERVAAIQDSVRAARRVMGELSPLQVLALSAANIAGLAPGMLPGYRGVARPPFNLVISNVPGPREAMYWNGAHLDGVYPASIPWEGQAVNITICTNNRNLEFGITACRTSVPHVQRLIHHLEDALSELEKAFT, encoded by the coding sequence ATGCCGGTGACCGATTCGATGTTCCTGATGGCGGAGTCCCGCGAGCATCCGATGCACGTCGGCGGCCTGCAGCTGTTCACTCCGCCCGAGGGCGCGGGCCCCGACTTCGTGCGCTCGGTCGTCGAGACGATGCGCGACCACACGGCGGTCAGCGAGAAGTTCGGCCGCCGGCCCGCGGACCCCGTCGGGATCCTCGGCAACACGTGGTGGTCCGAGGTCGACTCGATCGACCTCGAGTACCACGTCCGGCACTCCGCCCTGCCGAAGCCGGGCCGCATCCGCGAGCTCTTCCAGCAGGTGTCCCTGTGGCACGAGACCCTTCTGGACCGCCACCGTCCCATGTGGGAGGTGCACGTCGTGGAGGGACTCGAGGACGGCCGGTTCGCGGTCTACTCGAAGGTCCACCACTCGCTGGTCGACGGGGTCTCCGCGCTGCGGTACATGACGCTGGCCCTCTCGCCCGATCCCGACGATCGCGAGGGCCGCGTGGTGTGGCAGCCCGGACTCGGGCGCCGCCGGAAGCCGGAGCCGGCCACGGCACCGTCGAAGGCGGGCCTGCCGTTCAACCCGATCAGCGCGGCGAAGCAGATCGGCGGCCTGACCGGGGAGGTGCTGGGCATGCTCCCCGCCTCCATGAAGGTCGCGGGTACCTCGATCCGGGACCACGACTACAAGGCGCCGTTCCAGGCCCCGCACACCATCTTCAACGTCCCGATCGGCGGCGCGCGGCGGTTCGTCGCGCAGTCGTACTCCCTCGACCGGATCGACGCGGTCCGGCAGCAGGCCGGCGCCACGGTCAACGACATCGTGCTGGCCATGTGCGGCGCCGCCCTCCGCGCGTACCTGCTGGAGCTGAACGAGCTGCCCGATCGGTCGCTGACCGCGATGGTGCCCGTATCGCTGCACAAGGAGGGCGCGGAGTCGACGTCGAACGCCGTCGGCGCGGTGATCTCGACCCTGGCGACGGACCTGACCGATCCGGCTGAGCGGGTCGCGGCGATCCAGGACTCGGTGCGCGCCGCCCGCAGGGTGATGGGGGAGCTGTCGCCGCTGCAGGTGCTCGCGCTCAGCGCGGCCAACATCGCGGGGCTCGCACCGGGCATGCTGCCCGGGTACCGCGGCGTCGCCCGGCCGCCGTTCAACCTGGTCATCTCCAACGTGCCGGGGCCGCGCGAGGCGATGTACTGGAACGGTGCGCACCTCGACGGCGTCTACCCGGCGTCCATCCCGTGGGAGGGGCAGGCGGTGAACATCACGATCTGCACCAACAACCGGAATCTGGAGTTCGGCATCACCGCGTGCCGGACGTCCGTGCCGCACGTGCAGCGCCTCATCCACCACCTCGAGGACGCGTTGTCGGAGCTGGAGAAGGCTTTCACGTAA
- the pdxT gene encoding pyridoxal 5'-phosphate synthase glutaminase subunit PdxT — protein sequence MTVRIGVLALQGDVREHRHALEAAGAATTTVRTPADLAAVDGIVIPGGESTTMSRLLGVFDLFDPLRAALAGGLPAYGSCAGMILLASEVLDTRPDARCLGAIDMTVRRNAFGRQVDSFETDLDVAGIDGAPVRAVFIRAPWVERVGEGVEVLARVPAEAGATAGTVVAVQQGVTMATSFHPEVTGDLRIHRRFVDIVRRR from the coding sequence GTGACCGTACGGATCGGAGTCCTCGCTCTTCAGGGTGACGTGCGCGAGCACCGCCACGCGCTCGAGGCGGCCGGTGCCGCCACCACGACGGTGCGGACCCCGGCGGATCTGGCCGCCGTCGACGGCATCGTCATCCCCGGGGGCGAGTCGACGACGATGAGCCGCCTGCTGGGGGTCTTCGACCTGTTCGACCCGCTCCGGGCCGCGCTCGCCGGCGGCCTGCCGGCCTACGGGTCCTGCGCCGGCATGATCCTGCTCGCGTCCGAGGTGCTCGACACCCGGCCCGATGCGCGGTGCCTCGGCGCGATCGACATGACGGTGCGCCGGAACGCCTTCGGCCGGCAGGTGGACTCCTTCGAGACCGACCTCGACGTCGCGGGAATCGACGGTGCCCCGGTGCGGGCGGTGTTCATCCGCGCGCCGTGGGTGGAGCGGGTCGGCGAGGGCGTCGAGGTGCTGGCGAGGGTGCCCGCGGAGGCCGGTGCGACGGCGGGTACGGTGGTCGCTGTTCAACAGGGTGTGACGATGGCCACATCCTTCCATCCCGAGGTCACGGGTGATCTGCGGATCCACCGTCGCTTCGTGGACATCGTCCGGCGGCGGTGA
- a CDS encoding acyl-CoA thioesterase — MADIEALLSLEQIDRDIFRGIHAPSVLVRTFGGQVAGQALRSAIETVPDTMQVHSLHGYFLRPGNPDADTVFLVDRIRDGRSFCTRRVNGVQNGEAIFSMSASFQLPGQEGIEHADEMPPTRDPETVLSPREDPNATRESLGLFEEWSDWDIRIVPQDETAPYVGRAVHQQVWFRHIKRLPDDQNTHVSALAYMSDMTLLGSARVAHPGVDTQVASLDHAMWFLRPFRADEWLLYDQTSPSAGGGRALTAGRIFARDGALVAVVIQEGLHRFRA; from the coding sequence GTGGCTGACATCGAAGCGCTGCTGAGTCTCGAGCAGATCGACCGCGACATCTTCCGCGGTATCCACGCACCGTCGGTGCTGGTCCGGACGTTCGGCGGCCAGGTGGCCGGCCAGGCCCTCCGGTCGGCGATCGAGACCGTCCCGGACACCATGCAGGTGCACTCGCTGCACGGCTACTTCCTGCGGCCCGGCAACCCGGATGCGGACACGGTCTTCCTCGTGGACCGCATCCGCGACGGGCGCTCCTTCTGCACCCGGCGCGTGAACGGCGTGCAGAACGGCGAGGCGATCTTCTCGATGTCGGCCTCCTTCCAGCTCCCGGGCCAGGAGGGCATCGAGCACGCGGACGAGATGCCCCCGACGCGGGACCCCGAGACCGTGCTGAGCCCCCGCGAGGATCCCAATGCCACGCGCGAGAGCCTCGGGCTCTTCGAGGAGTGGAGCGACTGGGACATCCGCATCGTCCCGCAGGACGAGACGGCTCCGTACGTCGGCCGCGCCGTGCACCAGCAGGTCTGGTTCCGGCACATCAAGCGTCTCCCCGACGATCAGAACACGCACGTCAGTGCACTCGCCTACATGAGCGACATGACTCTCCTCGGCTCGGCGCGGGTAGCGCACCCGGGTGTCGACACCCAGGTGGCCTCTCTGGACCACGCGATGTGGTTCCTGCGGCCCTTCCGTGCCGACGAGTGGCTCCTCTACGACCAGACGTCGCCGTCGGCCGGGGGCGGGCGGGCGCTGACCGCCGGGCGGATCTTCGCCCGCGACGGTGCGCTCGTGGCCGTCGTCATCCAGGAGGGCCTGCACCGCTTCCGGGCCTGA
- a CDS encoding PP2C family protein-serine/threonine phosphatase, producing the protein MTTEAGEARSEIVYGVQGGVSMKWVAISNPGRVRMTNEDGALTGPGMFLLADGMGGHDAGEVASAAALEALAEVFGPEPSDAQVVMEQVVDRLRDAHAAIEAIDSETGKRAGTTVTGVLLTTYEGVPHWLVVNIGDSRTYRLAEGYFEQLTVDHSQVQELINGGFLSPEQARVDPRRNVITRALGAGMEPDADFWIVPAQPREKLLVCSDGLNGELTDDEIREILDSDIPIDECADQLVAAALNAGGRDNVTVIVVDATTEPTDPDW; encoded by the coding sequence ATGACGACGGAAGCGGGGGAGGCGCGCTCCGAGATCGTCTACGGAGTGCAGGGCGGCGTGTCCATGAAGTGGGTCGCCATCAGTAATCCCGGTCGGGTCCGCATGACCAACGAGGACGGCGCGCTCACCGGCCCGGGCATGTTCCTGCTCGCAGACGGCATGGGCGGCCACGACGCCGGCGAGGTGGCCTCGGCAGCGGCGCTCGAAGCGCTGGCCGAGGTCTTCGGCCCGGAGCCCTCGGACGCTCAGGTCGTGATGGAGCAGGTCGTCGACCGGCTGCGCGATGCGCACGCCGCGATCGAGGCCATCGACTCGGAGACGGGCAAGCGTGCGGGCACCACGGTGACCGGCGTGCTGCTCACCACCTACGAGGGCGTACCGCACTGGCTGGTGGTCAACATCGGCGACTCGCGCACCTACCGCCTCGCCGAGGGCTACTTCGAGCAACTCACGGTCGACCACTCGCAGGTCCAGGAGCTCATCAACGGCGGCTTCCTCAGCCCCGAACAGGCCCGCGTCGACCCGCGCCGCAACGTGATCACCCGCGCCCTCGGTGCGGGGATGGAACCGGACGCGGACTTCTGGATCGTGCCGGCGCAGCCGCGGGAGAAGCTGCTCGTCTGCTCCGACGGACTCAACGGCGAGCTCACCGACGACGAGATCCGCGAGATCCTCGACTCGGACATCCCCATCGACGAGTGCGCCGACCAACTCGTCGCCGCGGCCCTCAACGCCGGCGGGCGCGACAACGTGACCGTGATCGTGGTGGACGCCACCACGGAACCGACCGATCCGGACTGGTGA
- a CDS encoding RDD family protein — MSDQATARATQEYGAQTSLGGPQAEAAPNVLRVLAYIADLCVASAVVAVALIVNIAAGLELGWVFLGIGAAVAIIASIVLHGLYGASPGKLLAGIKVVDADAHTPIGFPASAIRSVVFNVLAPLVYLPAWSILADGGRRGVHEKASKSTVVDDADVATPRRAAAQSPSGPLGGLVTGESDSSLQRIPTPLPDETRVDAVGADAATEVVEVDEPRERLQPPTLPPLPDDVPGLRPVPPRFGPPPTEGDEPTTGLPQAAAFAPPPAQAPQQPQAPQQFAPRPSGPTGPSGQPRVPAQGQPPQGAPAGRPLPPQGGQPPQGQPQPPQGQPRPAGAPAPSGGAPIVLRFDDGHSVDVRGDGIIGREPVLPQGSDPAKITKHVLVDDTASVSKTHLLFGITRGELWVEDVGSTNGSAIAFGDSWTELTKGVRYAVEKGSVVHMGQRSFKVFGG, encoded by the coding sequence ATGTCAGACCAAGCAACGGCCAGGGCCACCCAGGAGTACGGGGCCCAGACGTCCCTGGGCGGACCGCAGGCGGAGGCGGCGCCCAACGTGTTACGTGTGCTCGCGTACATCGCGGACCTGTGCGTCGCGTCGGCGGTCGTCGCCGTCGCCCTGATCGTGAACATCGCGGCCGGACTCGAGCTGGGCTGGGTGTTCCTCGGCATCGGCGCCGCCGTCGCGATCATCGCGTCGATCGTGCTGCACGGCCTGTACGGGGCGAGCCCCGGCAAGCTGCTCGCGGGCATCAAGGTGGTCGACGCCGATGCGCACACGCCGATCGGCTTTCCGGCGTCCGCGATCCGCTCCGTCGTCTTCAACGTCCTGGCGCCGCTCGTCTACCTCCCCGCCTGGTCCATCCTCGCCGACGGTGGCCGTCGCGGCGTCCACGAGAAGGCATCGAAGTCGACGGTCGTCGACGACGCCGACGTGGCGACCCCGCGCCGGGCTGCGGCGCAGTCGCCCTCGGGCCCGCTCGGCGGCCTCGTGACCGGCGAATCCGACAGCAGCCTGCAGCGGATCCCGACCCCGCTGCCGGACGAGACCCGGGTCGACGCCGTGGGCGCCGATGCGGCGACCGAGGTGGTCGAGGTCGACGAGCCCCGCGAGCGGCTCCAGCCTCCGACGCTGCCGCCGCTGCCCGACGACGTTCCGGGGCTGCGGCCCGTTCCGCCGCGGTTCGGCCCGCCCCCCACCGAGGGCGACGAGCCGACGACGGGGCTGCCGCAGGCGGCGGCCTTCGCACCGCCGCCCGCGCAGGCGCCGCAGCAACCGCAGGCGCCCCAGCAGTTCGCACCGCGTCCCAGCGGCCCCACCGGCCCCAGCGGGCAGCCGCGCGTACCGGCCCAGGGCCAGCCGCCGCAGGGCGCGCCGGCCGGGCGGCCGCTCCCGCCTCAGGGCGGTCAGCCGCCGCAGGGCCAGCCCCAGCCGCCGCAGGGCCAGCCCCGTCCGGCGGGCGCCCCGGCACCGTCGGGCGGAGCGCCCATCGTGCTGCGCTTCGACGACGGCCACTCGGTCGACGTCCGCGGCGACGGGATCATCGGCCGCGAGCCGGTCCTGCCCCAGGGCTCGGACCCGGCGAAGATCACGAAGCACGTCCTGGTCGACGACACCGCATCCGTGTCGAAGACCCACTTGCTGTTCGGTATCACTCGCGGTGAACTATGGGTGGAGGACGTGGGCTCGACCAACGGTTCCGCGATCGCCTTCGGCGATTCGTGGACCGAGCTCACCAAGGGAGTCAGGTACGCCGTGGAGAAGGGCAGCGTCGTGCACATGGGTCAGCGCAGTTTCAAGGTGTTCGGCGGATGA
- the pdxS gene encoding pyridoxal 5'-phosphate synthase lyase subunit PdxS gives MAEMLKGGVIMDVVTPEQAKIAEDAGAVAVMALERVPADIRAQGGVSRMSDPDMIDGIINAVSIPVMAKARIGHFVEAQILQALGVDYIDESEVLTPADYSNHIDKFAFTVPFVCGATNLGEALRRITEGAAMIRSKGEAGTGDVSNATTHMRKIRDEIRRLTSLPEDELYVAAKELQAPYDLVVEVAKNGKLPVTLFTAGGIATPADAAMMMQLGAEGVFVGSGIFKSGNPEQRAKAIVAATTFYDDPGKLAEVSRGLGEAMVGINVDDIPQPHRLAERGW, from the coding sequence ATGGCCGAGATGCTCAAGGGCGGCGTGATCATGGACGTGGTGACCCCCGAGCAGGCGAAGATCGCCGAGGACGCCGGTGCGGTCGCGGTCATGGCGCTCGAGCGCGTGCCCGCCGACATCCGCGCGCAGGGCGGTGTCAGCCGCATGTCCGATCCCGACATGATCGACGGCATCATCAACGCCGTCAGCATCCCTGTCATGGCGAAGGCCCGCATCGGCCACTTCGTCGAGGCGCAGATCCTGCAGGCCCTGGGCGTCGACTACATCGACGAGTCCGAGGTGCTCACCCCGGCGGACTACAGCAACCACATCGACAAGTTCGCGTTCACCGTGCCGTTCGTGTGCGGTGCGACCAACCTGGGTGAGGCGCTGCGCCGCATCACCGAGGGTGCCGCGATGATCCGCAGCAAGGGCGAGGCCGGCACGGGCGACGTCTCGAACGCCACCACGCACATGCGCAAGATCCGCGACGAGATCCGTCGCCTGACCTCGCTGCCCGAGGACGAGCTGTACGTCGCGGCCAAGGAGCTGCAGGCCCCGTACGACCTGGTCGTCGAGGTCGCCAAGAACGGCAAGCTGCCCGTCACCCTGTTCACCGCGGGCGGCATCGCCACCCCGGCCGATGCAGCGATGATGATGCAGCTCGGCGCCGAGGGCGTCTTCGTCGGCTCGGGCATCTTCAAGTCGGGCAACCCCGAGCAGCGCGCCAAGGCGATCGTCGCGGCGACGACCTTCTACGACGACCCGGGCAAGCTCGCCGAGGTCTCGCGCGGCCTGGGCGAGGCTATGGTCGGAATCAACGTCGATGACATCCCGCAGCCGCATCGTCTGGCGGAACGCGGCTGGTAA